One Lysobacter enzymogenes DNA segment encodes these proteins:
- a CDS encoding class I SAM-dependent methyltransferase — protein MNAPDSAFSDAAAVAGYAERTARLVPGLHDLQRMAALLLAERAPAQARVMVLGAGGGLELNVFAQAQPQWRFDGIDPSAEMLRLARAALGPLAARVAWHEGYVDTAPDGPFDAAACLLTLHFLAEDERRRTVAEVHRRLAPGAPFVVAHHSFPNQGPAMDRWLARNAAFAIANGVAPAQALGGIEAFKQRLPVLPPAVDEAILREAGFADVELFYAGLTFKGWVGYKA, from the coding sequence ATGAACGCCCCCGATTCCGCGTTTTCCGATGCCGCCGCCGTGGCCGGCTATGCCGAACGCACCGCGCGCCTGGTTCCCGGCCTGCACGACCTGCAGCGGATGGCCGCGCTGCTGCTGGCCGAACGCGCGCCGGCCCAGGCGCGGGTGATGGTGCTCGGCGCCGGCGGCGGGCTGGAGCTGAACGTGTTCGCCCAGGCGCAGCCGCAGTGGCGCTTCGACGGCATCGATCCGTCGGCGGAAATGCTGCGGCTGGCGCGCGCGGCGTTGGGGCCGCTGGCCGCGCGCGTGGCGTGGCACGAGGGCTATGTCGACACCGCGCCGGACGGGCCGTTCGACGCGGCGGCCTGCCTGCTGACCCTGCATTTCCTGGCCGAGGACGAACGCCGCCGCACCGTCGCCGAAGTCCATCGCCGGCTCGCGCCGGGCGCGCCGTTCGTGGTCGCCCACCACAGCTTCCCCAACCAGGGCCCGGCCATGGACCGCTGGCTGGCGCGCAACGCCGCGTTCGCGATCGCCAACGGCGTCGCCCCGGCGCAGGCGCTGGGCGGCATCGAGGCGTTCAAGCAGCGCCTGCCGGTGTTGCCGCCGGCCGTCGACGAAGCGATCTTGCGCGAGGCCGGTTTCGCCGACGTCGAGTTGTTCTATGCGGGGCTCACGTTCAAGGGCTGGGTCGGCTACAAGGCCTGA